A stretch of DNA from Serinibacter arcticus:
CGACGCTTCTCGCCGGTGGCGTCCCAGAACGGGTTGGCCGCGACGACGGTCGGGAGGTGGAGCACCGTGAGGACGGTCGCGGCGGCGCGCGGGGCGATCCCGAGGCCGAGGAGGCCGCCCGCGACGATCTTGGCGGCACCGGCGGCGCGCACGATCAGGTCGGGGCTGAGCTGGACGGGCGCCTTGTCGGCGAGCTGGGTCAGGGCGGGCCGCGCCTGCGGCAGGTGCTCGACCTCGGCCGCGGGATGACGGACGGCGCGCCACCCGTCCGCGACGAAGACGGAGGCCAGCAGGGGACGAGCAACGCGGCGCAGCATCATGCTCCATCCTTACCGCACCCGTGCGTCAAAGGCGAGTCTCTCGTCGGACGTGCGGGAATGAGCAGGGGCCCGTGCACGTTGGCCCAGGTGTGAGAGAACAGAGCGTGCTGACCGCGCCCGATCGCGCCGCCGTCGACCTCGCGGCCGTAGGCTGGTGGCTGATGAACGCCACCTCGCACGACGCCGGATCCAGCAACCCGACCGACCCCGTCACCTCGGGCAACGCCCGGGTCGAGCCGGTCGCCGTCGCGGCGCCGCCCGTCGAGTCGACCCCCGCCGTCGAGCCGGTCGAACAGGCCGCCACCGTGGAGCCCGCAGCGACCGAACCGGTCGAGGAGGCCGAGCCCGAGGACGTCAGGGAGACGGAGACGGCCGCCGAGCGCACGCTGCGCTTCGAGACGGACGCCCTCCCGCACCTCGACCAGCTCTACAGCGCGGCCCTGCGGATGACGCGCAACCCCTCCGACGCCGAGGACCTGGTCCAGGAGGCGTTCGCCAAGGCGTACGCGTCCTTCCACCAGTTCCGCCCGGGCACGAACCTCAAGGCGTGGTTGTACCGCATCCTCACGAACACGTACATCAACTCCTACCGCAAGAAGCAGCGCGAGCCGCTGCAGTCGGACTCCGACGGCGTCGAGGACTGGGAGATCGCCCGCGCGGCGTCCCACACCGCCATCGGCCTGCGCTCGGCCGAGGTCGAGGCGCTCGACCGGCTGGGCGACTCGGTCGTGCGCGATGCGCTGGCGGAGCTGTCGGACGACTTCCGCCTCGTGGTCTACCTGGCCGACGTCGAGGGCTTCGCCTACAAGGAGATCGCCGAGATCATGGGCACCCCCATCGGGACGGTGATGTCCCGCCTGCACCGCGGCCGGGGCCAGCTGCGGACCCTGCTCGCCGACCACGCCCGCGACCTGGGGATGAAGGTTCCGTCATGAGCGACTCCACCGCCTCCGTCACCGACCCGGCCGGCACCGCGGCCGACGACGTCGCCGCCCGGTCCGCGCCCCTGAGCGCCGAGTGCCGCGACGCGCTCGAGCACCTGGCCGAGCTGCTCGACCACGCGATGTCCGAGCCCGACGCCGAGATCGTCCGGGCGCACATCGAGACGTGCGAGCCGTGCCTCGAGGCGGCCGACGTCGAGGAGCACGTCCGGCTGCTCGTGCGGCGCGCCTGCTACTCCAAGGCGCCCGACCAGCTCCGCCTGCGCATCGTCAGCCAGATCACGGTCCGCCGCCTCGGCTGACCCCGCTGCCCGCGAGGGCGCCGCGCCGTCGGCCCCACCCGTCGACCTGTGGGACGATGGTTCGTCACCACCGAAACCTCTCGAGGAGTTCCCATGAGCAAGCGCGGACGCAAGCGCAAGTCTCGTAAGGGCAGCGCTGCCAACCACGGCAAGCGCCCCAACGCCTGACGCACGAGACCAGCACGGACGGCCACCCTCGGGTGGCCGTCCGTGTTTCTGCGTCAGGAGGTCGGTACCGTGGCGGGATGCGTGCCGTCGTGGTGAGGACCCAGGATCCGGACGACCCCGGGGCGGGGGTCGCCGTCGTCGACCTCGAACCGACCGCCCCGCCGGCGGGGTGGGTGCGGGTCCGGATCGAGGCAGCGAGCCTCAACCACCACGACGTGTGGTCGCTGCGCGGCGTGGGTCTCCCCGCCGACCGGCTGCCGATGGTGCTGGGCACCGACGCCACGGGGCTGCTCGACGACGGCACCCCCGTGATCGTGCACGGCGTGATCGCCGACCCCGCCTGGCACGGTGACGAGACGCTCGACCCGCGCCGGTCGCTGCTGTCGGAGAAGCATCCAGGCACCCTCGCGGAGGAGGTCTGGGTGCCGCAGCACAACGTGCTGCCCCGCCACCCCGACCTGACCGCCGAGCACGCGGCCTGCCTGCCGACCGCCTACCTGACGGCCTACCGGCTGCTGTTCACGGCGGCCGACCTGCGGCCCGGCCAGACGGTGCTCGTCCAGGGCGCCGGCGGCGGCGTGGCGACGGCGAGCGTCCTGCTGGCCAGGGCCGCCGGCCTGCGCGTGTGGGTGACCTCGCGCGACGCCGAGCGCGGTGCGGCCGCCGTCGAGCTGGGCGCCCACGCCGCCTTCGGGGCGGGGGAGCGGCTCCCGGAGCAGGTGGACGCCGTCGTGGAGACGGTGGGCGAGGCGACGTGGCCTCACACGCTTCGGGCGCTCAGGCCGGGGGGCGTCGTCGCCGTCGCGGGGGCCACGACGGGCGAGGCGCCGAGCGCCGACCTGAATCGCCTGTTCTTCCGCGGCCTCCGGGTGGTCGGCTCGACGATGGGGACCTACGACGAGCTGGCGCGGGTCCAGCAGCTGCTCGTCACGACCGGGGTGCGTCCGCTGGTGGACCGTGTCGTCGACCTCGACGGCGTCCCCGGGGCGCTGGCGGACCTGGTGGCCGGCCGGGTGCGCGGGAAGGTCGTCGTGCGGGTGTCCTGATCCGCCGGGCGCCGAGCGCGCCGCACGATCGAGCTCTGGCGGTGGCGCGCCGGGTCAGGCGTCGTCGACAACGGTGCCGATCCAGTCAGCCCAGTCGTGGTGCAGCACGAGCCACGCCAGCAGGCCGTGACCGGCCTGGGCGGGGTGGATGCCGTCCGTGAGCGCGAGGTCGGACAGCCACTGCTCGTGGGTCGCGAGCGGCTGGTACGTCTCGACGTAGGGCACGCGGCGGCGGTGGCACACGTCGGCGTAGGCGGCCGAGAGCGCGGCCTGGGCGGCGCCGTCGAGATCGGTGCGCGGCGGCGGCCCGACGACGAACGCGGGCAGGTGCAGCGCGTCGGCCTTGTCCAGGATGTTGGCCAGGTTGAGACGGCTGCGCGCCATCGACGTCCCGGCGACGAGGTCGTGGGCGCCGAGCGCGAGCACGAGGGCGGCGTCGGCGTGGCCGCGGCGACGCGCGACCTCCCCTCCCAGCGCGCGCTCAGGGCCGTCGTCGTCTCGCCGGGCACGGCGAGCGTGCACACCAGCAGGCTCTGCGGCGTCGAGCGGGCGACGACCCGACCGACCCAGCCGAGGGCCCGCGGGTCGCCGAAGCCGGCCACGAGCTCGTCCCCGACGACGAAGAGTCGTCGGACGGTCTGCGTCAGGTCTGCCACGCGCTCCATCGTGCCACCCGGGGCGCGCGAGTCGGTCGCCCCGCGCCGGGGCCGGTGTCGGTGGGCGCTGCTAGCCTGCCGTTCGGGCCACGGTGCACCGTCGGTCCACGACCAGGGCAGGCAGACGAAGGGTAGGCACGTGGGTTTCTTCACCAAGCCGCAGGAGGGCACGTCGGCCGGGGCGCTCGCGCCGCTGACGAGCGAGCGGATCAGGGCGCGGCTGGACGACCGCGACGCCCAGTACGGCGTCGACGACGACGGCGACATCGGCGGCTACTGGGACGGTCACCTGTTCTACTTCTTCCTCCTCGGGCAGTCCTCGGAGTACCTGCAGATCCGCGGCCGCTGGAACCGCGCGGTCTCCATCGAGCAGCTCGGCGCGGTGACCGGCCTGGTCAACGCGTGGAACGCCGAGAAGCTGTGGCCCAAGCTCTACGCCCGCGCCGAGGACGACGTGGTCGGCGTCTACGCCGAGCACACCGTCGACTACGAGCACGGCGTCTCCGACGAGCAGATCGACCTCCACATCGCGTGCGCCATCGCGACGTCCGGCCAGGCGTTCGACACCCTCGACGAGTCCTTCCCGGCGGAGGCCGCGCTGGCCCGGGCGGAGTTCGAGCGCGAGTGACGAGCACGTTCCAGGTCGACCTGCGCGGCATGGTCGACCTGCTGGCCCGCCACCTCTACTCCGGTCCCCGCGTCTACGTGCGCGAGCTCCTGCAGAACGCGGTGGACGCCGTGACGGCCAGGAGGCTCCTGGAGCCAGACGCTCCCGCGACCGTCCGCCTGATCGTGCACCCGCACGGTCGGGCGGACGGCGTCGACGGCGCGGGGGGGACGACGACGGCGTCCCGAGCCTCGAGGTCGTCGACACGGGCATCGGGCTCACGGCCGAGGAGACGGCCGAGCTGCTGGCGACCATCGGCCGCAGCTCCAAGCGCGACACGGAGAACGGGCTCGGGCTGGGCAGGACCGAGTACATCGGCCAGTTCGGGATCGGCATGCTGGCGGCCTTCATGGTCGCCGACCGGATCGAGGTGACGTCGCGCTCCGCGCGCGAGGGCTCCGCAGTCGTGACGTGGCGCGGCTACGACGACGGCACGTTCGAGATCAGCGAGCGCGACGACCCCGATGGCGAGGTGCCCGTGGGGACGCGGGTCGTGCTGCGGGCCAGGCGCGACGCCGAGCACTGGCTGGCGGAGGAGACCGTCACGGCGCTCGCGGAGGAGTACGGGTCGCTGCTCCCGCTCGACGTCGCCGTGCAGGTCCTGGTCGGGGGAGCGCCCCTGTGGCGCCGGATCACCGGCGACGGCCCGCCGTGGCGCCGGACCTACCCGACCGAGGCGGCGCGCCGCGAGGCCCTGGTGGCCTACTGCGAGAAGCATCTCGGCTTCACCCCGCTCGGGCACATCGACCTCGCCGTCCCGCTGACCGGGCTGACGGGCGTGGCGTTCATCCTGCCCTCGGCCGCACCCGGTTCGAGCGGGCACCGGGTCTACCTCAAGCAGATGCTGGTCGGCCCCCGCGTGGAGGGGCTGCTGCCGGAGTGGGCGTTCTTCGTGCGCGCCGTGGTCGACGCGACCGAGCTGCACCCGACGGCCTCGCGCGAGCAGCTCCACACGGACGAGGTGCTGCTCGCCACGTCCGAGGCGCTCGCCGCCCAGCTCAAGGAGTGGGCCACCCGGACGCTGGGCGGCGCGTCCGGCGCGGCCCCCGGCGGCCTCGCCCGCCGCTTCGTCGAGACCCACCACCTGGCGCTGCGGGCCCTCGCGCTCACCGACGCCGACATGCTCGACCTGGTCGCGCGCGTCCTGCCGTACGAGACCACCGACGGAGGCGCGACCCTCGCGGAGCTGCGCGAGGCCGACGGCGAGATCGTCTACACCGCGACGACGCAGGCCTATCGCCGCGTCGCCTCGGTGGCCCGGGCCCAGGGGCTCACCGTCGTGAACGCCGGCTACGTCTACGACGCCGACCTGCTGACCCAGCTGGGGCGGCGTCCGGGCTGGCGCGTGCGCGAGCTCGCGACCGACGACCTGGCCGCGATCCTGCGACCGCTGGACCCCTCGCGGGAGCTCGCGGTGCTCGACGCCGTCGCCGCAGCCAACGCGGTGCTGGCCGAGGCCGACTGCGAGGTGCTGGTGCGGGAGTTCGCCCCGGAGCACGTGCCGGCCATGCTGCTGCGCGACCGCGACGGCGAGCACCAGCGCGACCTGCGGCGCGAGGTCGAGGCGGCGGACGACCTGTGGGGGTCGGTGCTGCAGGGCTTCGCGACGCCGGTGACGAGTCGGCGTCTCGTGCTCAACGACTCCGCGCCGCTGGTGCGGGACCTGCTGGCGGCCCCGCCCGGCGAGGTGTCGGCTGCCGGGATCCGCTCGCTCTACCTCTCGGCGGTGATGCTGGCCGGCGACGGCCTGCGCCCGCGCGAGGTCGAGGAGCTCAACGACGCGCTCGGGGCGCTGCTGCGCGCGGGCCTGGGTCGCGACGACGAGGGACGAGGGAACGCATGAGCCGCACGGTCGACGAGGCCAACCGGGCCGTCGGACGCATCCGTCGGATGCCGTACGGCGTCGCCCGCACGGAGATCGCCGAGCAGGAGGCCCGCCGGATCGAGGAGGAGGGCCCCGCCGAGACGCTCGCGTACGCGCTCTTCGCGCTCGTGGAGTCCTACGTCTGGGGCGGCGAGGGGGCGAAGGCCTACGTGCCGTTCCGCCGCTCGATCCGGCTGTGGGACACCAGCCCCGAGCTTTTCGACGAGGGTGACCGGCACGACTTCTTCTGGGCGTTCAAGTGGATGGTCACGGGGCTCGTGGAGTACCCCGACGTCCCCGCCACCCAGATCACCGCCACGATCGCGGACATGGAGCGGCGCTACGCCGTCGCCGGGAACGGGCTGGACGCCGTCGCCTACGCCGCCTTCCGGTGGGCGGAGCACACGGGGGACCCCGACGTCGAGCTCGCCTTCACCGCCTGGGCCGCGACCCCGCGCGACGAGTACTCGCAGTGCGAGGCGTGCGAGCTGGGGGACCAGGCCGTCCACCTCGCCGCCACCGGCCGCGTGCCCGAGGCGATCCGGGTGATCGAGACGGTGCCGCCCACCACGCGCTGGTGCGCCACCGAACCGGCCGACATGCTCTCCGTGCTCGCGCTCGCCCACCTCGACCAGGGCGACGCGGGGGCCGCGCTCGAGGCGCACCGGCGCGCCGTCGCCGCCCTCGCGGACACGCAGTCGGACATGGTCGGTGCGCGCGGCCGACGCCTGGAGCTGCTCGCGCGTGGCGGAGCGACCGACCGCGCGCTCGAGGCGCTCGCGAGCGACGGGCACCTGCTCGTCGACGCCGACTCGCCCCTGGGGCAGCTGCGGTTCGGCATCGCGGTGCTGCGCGCGCTGGCGGCGCTGCCGGACGTCGGGGAGCGGCCGGTCGCCGTCCCGGGGGTGCCCGCGGCCACGGTGGGGGAGCTGGGCGCCTGGACGGCGGAGCGGTCGCGGTCGCTGGCGGCCGCGTTCGACGCTCGGAACGGCTCCGACCGGCTCGTCCGCGAGGTCGAGGCCGCCGCCTCCGTCCGACCCTCGGAGACGCCGCTCAGCCTCACGGTGATCGACCCCGCCGCCGTCGCGGGGACGGCGCCGACGGTCGCCGCGGTCACACCGCCCCCGGGCGGCTCGTCGTCGCGCGACGCCGAGCCCGCCGGACAGCACCTCGGCGGCTCCGGCGCGGGGCCGCTCGCGGTCGCGGGTCACGACGACGCGTCGTTCCCGACCGCGCCCGCCGCGCCGGCCGACGCCCACCTCGCCCTGGCCGAGGAGCACCTCGCGGCCGACCGGCCCGCGCAGGCCGTGGCCTCCTACCAGGTCGCGGCGGGCCTGCTCGACGCCGCCGGGCGGCTGGCGGACGCGGGGCTGGCGTGGGCCGAGGCGGCCCGGTGCGCCGACCTGCTCGGCGACGTCGACGGCTCCCACGCCGGGTACGTCGCCTCGACCGCCCGGCTGCGGGCGGCGGGGACGCCGCCCGGCCTGCTGACCCGGGTCGTCGTCGCGTGGGCGCCCGTGGCGGCCCGCGCGGGCGGGGCCGGTGACGTGCTGGCCGTCGTCGGCGTCCTGCGGCCCGCGCTGCGGTCCCTCGTCGAGGCGGAGCGCCCCGAGGCCGCGGTGGACCTCGTCGAGCGCGAGCGCGGCGCCGCCCGACGTGCGCTCGCCGACCTGGACGACACCGCAGCCCGGCTGCTCGCCGCGGCCCCGCGGCGTCGCCCGCCTCCCCGTGGGCGGACACGGACGCAACCACCGACCCGCCCGCCGACACCGACGCCGTCACGCTCGCGATCCGCGCCGCCGAGGCCTACGCCGCGGTCGGGGCGATCGCCGACGCCGCCCACGCGTTCTGGCTGGCGGGGCGCCTGCAGCGCGACGCCGGCCGCGTCGAGGACGCCGTCTGGAGCCTGGAGTCCGCCACCGAGGGGTTCGGCATCGCGCGGGACCCGCTGCGCGCCGAGGTGGGCGGCGAGCTCGTCGCGCTGCTGCGCGGCACCGGCCAGCACACCCGGGCCGACGAGGTCGTCACGGAGCTGGCGCGATGACGTCGGCCGCTGAGGACCTGGTCGGCACGGTCACGCGGATCGGTCGCCTGCCCTACGGCCTGGCGCGCTCCGAGGCGGCCGCCGCGGCGGTGCGCCGGGCCGAGGAGCCCGAGACGGAGACGGTGCTCCCGTACGCGCTCGCCGGCCTGGTGGACGCGCTGTTCTGGGGCGGGGAGGCGACCAGGGCCCTGGTCCCGTTCTCGCGGCTGACCCGGCTGCGCGAGGAGCGTCCCGAGCACTTCGACGAGGTCGACACCTCGCTGTACTTCGGGGCGTTCGCCTGGATGCTCGGCGGGCTGCAGGACGACCCCACCGTGCCTGCCGCCTCGATCGAGAACCTGCTGACCGAGATGGAGCAGCGCTACGCCGTCGCCGGGCTCTCGCGGCACGCCCCCGCCTACGAGCGCCTGCGGTGGTCGGTGCGGATGGAGCGCGACGACGCCGACGCCGCCTACGCCGCCTGGTTGCGCGAGCCGGACGAACCTGCGCAGGCGTGCGAGCACTGCCACCGCACGCGCCAGGGCATCTTCCTCGTCCGCGGTCGTCGGTACGCCGAGGCCGTGGCGGTGCTGGAGGCGCCGGGCCTGCCGGAGGAGGCGTGCTCGACCGAGCCCGCCGACATGCTCTCCGTGCTCGCGCTCGCCCACCTCGAGAACGGCGACCCCGAGGCGGCCGTCCGGGTGCATCGCGCGGCCGTCGCCGCGCTGGCACGGGCGGAGACCGACATGGTCGGGGCGCGCGGCCGACGGATCGCGCTGCTCGGACGCGGGGGCGAGACGGGAGCGGCGCTCGCGGCGCTCGTCGACGACCAGCACCTCCTGCACAGGGCGATCACCCCGTTCTGGCACCTCCAGCTCCTCCTGAGCGTGGCGTCGGCCACCGGGGTGATGCGCGTGACCGAGCCCGACCGCCCGGTGCGGCTGCGCGACGTGCCGGCCACGACGATCGCCGAGCTGGACACCTGGGTGCGCGAGCGGGCCCTCGCGCTCGCCGACGCGTTCGGGGCACGCGCCGGCAGCCCGCGGACGCGGGAGCGGGCGCTCGCGATCATGGACGCCCCGGCCCCGCCGCCGATCGACCTGTCGCTGTCGCTGCCGCGCCCCGCGGCGGGGTCCGGCGACGCCGCCGCCGCGCCCGCGGACGCCGTCGCGCCGACGGGCGATGACCTGCTGGCGCGGGCCGAGCGCGAGGCCGCCGCGGGCGACGACGTCGCCGCCGTCGCGTCCTACCTCGCGTCCTCCCAGGCCGCCAGGAGCTCCGGACGGTTGCTCGACGCAGGGTTCGCCCTGGCGGAGGCGGCCAGGCTCACCGATCGGCTCGGGGACGTCGAGGGCGCCCACCTCCACTACCGCGAGGCCGTCGCCCTGCTGACCGAGGCCCGGACGGCGGCGTCCGACGTCGCCCCCGTGCTCGTCGCCTGGGCGCAGGCGGCGACCCGGGCCGGGGAGACGGGCGAGCTGCTCGGGGCGGTGGGGGAGGCGCTCGCCGTGCTCGACGTCGCGGCGCACCCCGCGGCGGCGCACCTGCTGGACGCCCGGGCCCGCGTCCTGGCGGAGATCGCGCTCGGCGACGACCGGCCGGCCACGCTCGCGCGGGCGGCCTCCGACGCCGTCGCCGCCGGTGAGGCGTTCGCCGCGCACGGCGCGATCGACGACGCGGGCCACGCCTTCTGGCTCGCCGGTCGGTTGCACGAGGAGGTCGGCGAGAGTGACGCCGCCGTCTGGGGTCTGGAGTCCGCCGTCGAGGCCTTCACGCTCGTGAATGCCGCGCGCTCGCGGGCCGACGCGGCCGGGGAGCTCGTGGCGCTGCTGCGGGAGCGGGGTCAGGACCTGCAGGCCGACGAGGTGCTGGCGGCGCTGTCGGGGCGGTCGGGTCGACGGTCGGGGAACGGTCGATGAGGCGCCTCGCCGCCGGGCGCGCCCTCTCGTCCGTCGGACTCGCGTCCGTCGCGCTCACCGTCGTGGCGCTGACGGGCTGCTCCGGATCCGATCCGGACGACGACGTCGACGGCGTCGACGTGACCGTCAGCGACGTGTCCACCGACGACGGCCTGCGGTACACGGTCGAGGTCACCAACGGGCTCGACGAGCCGCTCTGGTTCCACGACTACTACGGCTCGGCGGAGCGGGCGAACGGTGGCACCCTGCGGATCGTGCAGGAGTTCGGCACCGACGAGGGCGAGTGGACCGACGGCGGTCCGGGCGGCGATCCCGTCGTCACCCTCGAACCGGGACGCAGCGACGCCGCGACCTGGATGACGACGGGCGATCCCCTGGCCGACCTGGGGCTGGGGGAGTCGGCGGAGCTGGTCGTGTGCGTCGAGCTGGTCACCCGGTCGCAGGTGACGGACCTCGGGCTCGACTTCGGCGACGTCGAGACGATCGAGCGGGGCGTCCTGGAGGACGCCCCCCGGCGCGCCTGCAGCGAGCCGGTGCCCGTCGACTGAGTCAGGGGAGGCGGGGCCGCAGGCCGTCGTCCCAGGCGTGGTGCGACGACGGCGCGGGGCGCGTGCCGTAGCCGTCGCGACGGACCTCGTGCACCAGGTGGGCGACGACGCCGACGAGCGCGAGCAGGGTGAGGAGGGCGAAGAGTGCCAGTGCGGTAGTCATGGCAGTAATGCTCCTCTCGTGCGATTCGAGCCACCAGTGGCAGACGTGACAACGAACGCTTGATTTCTGCCATCCTTGCTGTGACGATCGACGTATGAGCCTGCTCAAGGTGCGCGTGATCGCGCTCCCGACCGTCTCCCCGTTCGAGCTCTCCGCCGCGGCCGAGGTCTTCGGCATCGACCGGAGGGACACCGGCGGACCGGTCTTCGACTTCGGGGTGGTGACGCCGACGCCCGGCCGGCTGTCGACGAAGGTCGGGTTCGACGTCGTGGTCGAGCACGGCCTGGAGGATCTGGACGGGGCGGACGCCGTCGTGATGGCCCCGTACGCGGCGGGCACCGAGGTCCCCGAGTCCGTGCTCGAGGCGCTCCGGTCCGCGCACACCCGCGGCGCCTGGATCGTCAGCCTGTGCAGCGGCGCCTTCGCGCTCGCGCTCGCCGGGCTGCTGGACGGTCGGCGGGCCACCACCCACTGGATGTACACGGCAGCTCTGGCCACCCGCCACCCCGACGTCGAGGTCGACCCCGACGTGCTCTACGTCGAGCACGACCGCATCATCACCTCGGCCGGGACGGCCGCGAGCATCGACGCGTGCCTGCACCTGGTGCGCTCCGAGCTCGGCGCGTCACCGACGGCGAGCATCGCCCGCCGCATGGTCGTCCCGCCGCACCGCGACGGCGGCCAGGCGCAGTACATCGACCACCCGGTGCCGGAGTGCTCCAGCGACAGCTTCGCGGCCCTGCTGGAGTGGGCGAGCGAGAACCCGGCCAGCGACCTCTCGGTGGAGGCGCTGGCCCGCCGCGTGCTCCTGACGCCGCGCACGTTCGCGCGTCGGTTCCGGGCGGAGACCGGCACGACCCCGGCGGCCTGGGTCGGCCGGATGAGGCTCGCGCGGGCGCAGGAGCTCCTCGAGCAGGGGGAGGAGGGCCTGGACGAGGTGGCCAGGCTCGCGGGGTTCAGCGACGCGGCGCTGCTGCGCCAGCACTTCTCCCGCACGCTCGGGCTGTCGCCGCGCGCCTACCGGGCCCGGTTCCGCGCGGTCTGACGCCCGCCCGACACTCGTCGTCCCGCATCGCCGCGACCACGGCGGCCGGCAACGCGAACGGCCGTCCCACCCCGAGGGGTGGGACGGCCGCTTCCGTGACGCGGTGGTCAGCGGGCGAACGCCTCGCGCACCAGCTCCTGCTGCTCGGCCTGGCTGACCTTCGCCGACCCGGTCGACGGAGCCGCCGACGACGGGCGGGAGACCCGGCGGACCGGGACGCCGTCCATCTTTCGCGAGGTGATCCCGGCGAGGTAGGGCCACACACCCTGGTTCGCCGGCTCGTCCTGCACCCAGACGAGCTCCGCGTCGCCGTACGGCGCGATGACCTCGCGGAGCGTGTCGGAGTCGAGCGGGTACAGCTGCTCCAACCGGACGATCGCCGTGCGCTCGTCCGCACCGTGCTCACCCTTGGTGCGCGCCGCGAGCAGGTCGTAGTAGACCCGGCCCGAGCACATCAGCACGCGGTCGACCTTGCCGGGGTCCACGGTGTCGCCGATCGCGGTCCGGAACGTGCCGGTGGTGAAGTCCTCCACGGAGGAGGTCGCGGCCCGCAGGCGCAGCAGCTGCTTCGGCGTGAAGACGATCAGCGGCTTGCGCGGACGGTCGTAGGCCTGGCGACGCAGCAGGTGGAAGTAGCTCGCCGGCGTCGAGGGCTGGGCGACCGTCATGTTGTTCTCGGCGCTCAGCTGCAGGAACCGCTCGATGCGGGCCGAGGAGTGGTCGGGACCCTGGTGCTCGTAGCCGTGCGGCAGCAGCAGCACGACGGACGAGCGCTGACCCCACTTCTGCTCCGAGGCCGAGATGA
This window harbors:
- a CDS encoding DoxX family protein, encoding MMLRRVARPLLASVFVADGWRAVRHPAAEVEHLPQARPALTQLADKAPVQLSPDLIVRAAGAAKIVAGGLLGLGIAPRAAATVLTVLHLPTVVAANPFWDATGEKRREHLLGLLRDSAVLGGLLLAAADTAGKPSIAWRLDTARSTSAKHVATSAKHAKRTAKVARIAAKQTIARVPDKAKLALHEVTDHS
- a CDS encoding sigma-70 family RNA polymerase sigma factor, whose product is MLTAPDRAAVDLAAVGWWLMNATSHDAGSSNPTDPVTSGNARVEPVAVAAPPVESTPAVEPVEQAATVEPAATEPVEEAEPEDVRETETAAERTLRFETDALPHLDQLYSAALRMTRNPSDAEDLVQEAFAKAYASFHQFRPGTNLKAWLYRILTNTYINSYRKKQREPLQSDSDGVEDWEIARAASHTAIGLRSAEVEALDRLGDSVVRDALAELSDDFRLVVYLADVEGFAYKEIAEIMGTPIGTVMSRLHRGRGQLRTLLADHARDLGMKVPS
- the rsrA gene encoding mycothiol system anti-sigma-R factor, whose amino-acid sequence is MSDSTASVTDPAGTAADDVAARSAPLSAECRDALEHLAELLDHAMSEPDAEIVRAHIETCEPCLEAADVEEHVRLLVRRACYSKAPDQLRLRIVSQITVRRLG
- a CDS encoding 50S ribosomal protein bL37, yielding MSKRGRKRKSRKGSAANHGKRPNA
- a CDS encoding zinc-binding dehydrogenase, with the protein product MRAVVVRTQDPDDPGAGVAVVDLEPTAPPAGWVRVRIEAASLNHHDVWSLRGVGLPADRLPMVLGTDATGLLDDGTPVIVHGVIADPAWHGDETLDPRRSLLSEKHPGTLAEEVWVPQHNVLPRHPDLTAEHAACLPTAYLTAYRLLFTAADLRPGQTVLVQGAGGGVATASVLLARAAGLRVWVTSRDAERGAAAVELGAHAAFGAGERLPEQVDAVVETVGEATWPHTLRALRPGGVVAVAGATTGEAPSADLNRLFFRGLRVVGSTMGTYDELARVQQLLVTTGVRPLVDRVVDLDGVPGALADLVAGRVRGKVVVRVS
- a CDS encoding YbjN domain-containing protein; this encodes MGFFTKPQEGTSAGALAPLTSERIRARLDDRDAQYGVDDDGDIGGYWDGHLFYFFLLGQSSEYLQIRGRWNRAVSIEQLGAVTGLVNAWNAEKLWPKLYARAEDDVVGVYAEHTVDYEHGVSDEQIDLHIACAIATSGQAFDTLDESFPAEAALARAEFERE
- a CDS encoding HSP90 family protein is translated as MLATIGRSSKRDTENGLGLGRTEYIGQFGIGMLAAFMVADRIEVTSRSAREGSAVVTWRGYDDGTFEISERDDPDGEVPVGTRVVLRARRDAEHWLAEETVTALAEEYGSLLPLDVAVQVLVGGAPLWRRITGDGPPWRRTYPTEAARREALVAYCEKHLGFTPLGHIDLAVPLTGLTGVAFILPSAAPGSSGHRVYLKQMLVGPRVEGLLPEWAFFVRAVVDATELHPTASREQLHTDEVLLATSEALAAQLKEWATRTLGGASGAAPGGLARRFVETHHLALRALALTDADMLDLVARVLPYETTDGGATLAELREADGEIVYTATTQAYRRVASVARAQGLTVVNAGYVYDADLLTQLGRRPGWRVRELATDDLAAILRPLDPSRELAVLDAVAAANAVLAEADCEVLVREFAPEHVPAMLLRDRDGEHQRDLRREVEAADDLWGSVLQGFATPVTSRRLVLNDSAPLVRDLLAAPPGEVSAAGIRSLYLSAVMLAGDGLRPREVEELNDALGALLRAGLGRDDEGRGNA
- a CDS encoding GlxA family transcriptional regulator — protein: MSLLKVRVIALPTVSPFELSAAAEVFGIDRRDTGGPVFDFGVVTPTPGRLSTKVGFDVVVEHGLEDLDGADAVVMAPYAAGTEVPESVLEALRSAHTRGAWIVSLCSGAFALALAGLLDGRRATTHWMYTAALATRHPDVEVDPDVLYVEHDRIITSAGTAASIDACLHLVRSELGASPTASIARRMVVPPHRDGGQAQYIDHPVPECSSDSFAALLEWASENPASDLSVEALARRVLLTPRTFARRFRAETGTTPAAWVGRMRLARAQELLEQGEEGLDEVARLAGFSDAALLRQHFSRTLGLSPRAYRARFRAV